The sequence GGGCGTGGCGGCCGAGGGAACATAGAGATACTGCAGCGATGCGGGGTCGCTGCGATACGGCTCGTCGGCCTGCACGATCACCTGCCACGAACGATTGAGGTAGGTGAAGTTGTTCACGTAGAGCGAGCCGAGGTCGACCTCCATCGTGTTGAACACGTCGGTCAGGCTGGCGCCGACGGCCTTGACCTTGTTGCGGTCGATGTCGACTTCGAGCTGCGGCGAGTTGATCCGGAATTGGGTGAAAACTTGCGAGAGCCGCGGGTCGTGGGCGGCGGCGCCCATCATGGCGTACGCCGCGTTCATCAGCGCCGGTAGGCCTAGATTCGCGCGATCTTCCAACTCGAACTGGTAGCCGCCGAAGCTGCCGACGCCGTTGATCGCCGGCGGATTTACCGCGAAGATCTGCGCCTCGGGGATGTTCTTGTAGAACATGTAGTTGAGCCGGCCGAGAATCGCCGCCAGCGAGTGCCGCGGTCCCTTGCGGTCACCCCACGGTTTGAGCAGCGTGAAGATCAGCCCGCGGTTCGGCGCCGAACCGGTAAAGCTGAATCCGCCGACGTTGAAGACGTGCATCACTTCGGGCTGCGCGAGGATGATGCGCTCGGCTTTGATCGCGACTTGCTGCTCGGCGGCGAGCGAGGTTCCCTCGGGCGCCTGAACCAGCGTGATGAAATAGCCTTGATCCTCGTCGGGGATGAAGGCCGTCGGCGTCGTTCGGAAGAGGAATCCCGTCAGCAGCAGCGCCGCCACGAATACTCCGAAGACGGCCCAGCGCCGGCGGAAGAGTTTGGGCAGCGTACGCGCGTACCAGTCGCGGAAGTTGTGCAGGCCGGTATTGAACCAGCGAAAGACGCCCCAATTCGATTCCACGTCGCCGTGCAGCAGGCGCGCGGCGAGCGCCGGCGCGAGCGTGAGCGCTTGGAAGAGCGAGATGACGATCGCGGCGGTGATCGTCAGCGCGAACTGCTTGTAGAGCTGACCGGTCGTGCCCGGGAAGAACGCCACCGGGAAGAACACCGAGAAGAGTACGAGCGAGGAGGCGACGATCGCGCTCTGGATCTCGCGCATCGCCGTTTCGGTCGGCACGATGCCGTCGGTCTTGTCGGCCTCCATGTGGCGCGCAATGTTCTCGATCACGACGATCGCGTCGTCGACCACCAGTCCGGCGGCGAGCGTGAGGCCGAAGAGCGTCACCGTGTTGATCGAAAATCCGAAGACCTTCATCGCGAAGAACGCGCCGATCAGGGAAACCGGAATCGTCGCCGCCGGGATCAGCGTTGCTTTCGGGTCTTGCAAGAACAAGAAGATCACCAGAATGACCAGGACGACCGAGAGGAGCAGCGTGATCACGACCTCTTTGATCGACTCGCTCACGAACGCCGTGCTGCTGAACGCCACCTCCCAGTGCACGCCCGAAGGAAAGTTCACCGCGAGCTCGCTGAGCTTTTGCTTGACCGCGTTTGCCACTTGCAGCGCGTTGGCGTCGGGATATTGGAGAATGCCCATGCCGACCACGCGGGTATGACCGTCGAAGCGCAGGATCGACGAGTAGTCTTGCGCGCCGAGTTCGATCCGGGCAACGTCGCCCAGCCGGGTGAAACCGCCGTTGGGATTCGCGCGCAGGATGATGTTCGAAAACTGCTGCGGCGTCGAGAGCTGAGTCAGCGCGTCGATCGCATAGGTGTACTTCACGTTGGCAGAAGTGGGAGCCGCCCCGACGCTGCCGGCTGCGACCTCGACGTTTTGTTCTTCGAGCGCGTTGACGACGTCGACGGTCGAGAGCCCCTGGCCGGCCAATTTGCGCGGATCGATCCAGATGCGCATCGCGTACTGGCGCTGGCCGAAGACCCGCACCTGCGAAACGCCGGGGATGCGCGCCAGATCGTTGACGATATTGAGCTGCGCGTAGTTGCTCAGGTAGAGCGTGTCGTACTTCGGGTTGTCCGAAATGAGTGCGACGCCCATCACGAAGGCGCCGGAGTTCTTGGCGACCGTGACGCCGACTTGCTGAACGGTCGCGGGCAGCAGGCCGATCGCCGATTGCACCAGGTTTTGCACGTCGGCCGCCGCGATATCGAGGTTCACGCCCAGATTAAACGTCGCGGTAATGGTGGAGACGCCTTGGGCGCTGGTCGAGCTGATGTAGCGCAAGCCCTGCGCCGAGTTCACCGCGGTTTCGAGCGGGTTGGTGACCTGGGCTTCCACCGCTTCCGGGCTCGCGCCGACGTACGATGCGGTAACCGTGACCACCGGCGGCGCGATCTGCGGATATTGATCGATCGCGAGCGTGGGCAGCACGATCAGACCACCAAGTAAGATGATGATCGAGCACACGGCGGCGAAGACGGGACGCCGCAGGAAGAAGCTACTCATTAACCCTCAAAGGCTTGTTCGGCGTGGTACGAGCTGCGTGAGAGCGGGCTCGAGACCACTTGATGGAATCCCTTGGTTTTGGCAAGCGCACCGAGCCGGTCGAATTTCGCCGGCGTCACGAACTCGGTGACGGGTAGATGTTTCTTGCTCGGTTGCAAATACTGGCCGATCGTGAAAATATCGACGCCCACATCGCGCGCATCGTCCATCGCGCGTTCGATTTCCTCCTCGGACTCGCCGAATCCGATCATGATCGACGTCTTGGTGAAGCGTTCGGGCGCGCGCGATTTCGCGTGCTCGAGAATGCGCAAGGACTGATCGTAGCCGGCGCGCTTGTCGCGCACGGTGGGCGTGAGGCGCCGCACGGTTTCCAGGTTGTGTGCAAAGACGTCGGGCCGCGCATCCATCACGATATCGAGCGCGCGCAGATCGCCATGGTAGTCGCCGCTGAGAATCTCGACCCGCGACCCGGGCGCGCGCTCGTGGATGGCGCGTACGGTGTTGGCGAAGATCAAGGCGCCGCCGTCGGGAAGATCGTCACGATCGACCGCGGTGAGCACCAGGTATTTCCAGCCGAGCTCGCGGACGGCGTCGGCAACGCGCAGCGGCTCCATCCAATCGACGATGCCCCTCGGGTTGCCGGTCCGCACGTTGCAGAAGCGGCACCCGCGCGTACACGTCTCACCCAAAATCATGATCGTCGCGGTACCGGCTCCCCAACACTCGGCGATGTTCGGACAGGCCGCCTCTTTGCACACGGTATTGAGCTGCAGTGCGCTTACCGCCGCGCGCACGCGCGCGTAATCCTCGCCCGAGGGCAACGAGACGCGCAGCCATTCCGGCTTGCGGATCAGATCGATCTCAGTTGCCATCGTTAACCGCACCCTTCGACAGGCTCAGGGTGACAGAGGGGCTGTGGCTCAGGGTGACAGAGGGCGCTGCGCTCGTCGTGACTGAGGACTGCGATATCAACGTGTCAACCTGAGCTTGTCGAAGGATAATTCCAAACGCCTTTTCGAGTTCTTCGATCAAGACCGGTTTGACCGAGTCGACGCTTACCGCCCTCCCGCACTCGTGCGCGATCGAGGTGATGCCGTGATCGGTCAATCCGCACGGATTGATCAAGCGATCGTAGTCGAGCGCCGTCGTCACGTTGAGCGCGATACCGTGAAGCGAAACCATCTTCTGTACTGCAAGGCCGACGGCGCAGATCTGGTTGCGGCCAACCCACACCCCCGCATGCTCCTTCCAACGCTCCGCCGCGATTCCGTACTGCGCGACGGCCTCGATGACGGCACTCTCGAGGGAGCGCACGAGCGGCACGACCTCGCGGAAGCGCTCCAGACGCCGAATCGGATACACGACCAACTGCCCGGGACCGTGATACGTGACGTCCCCGCCCCGCTCGATTTCCACCAGGTCGACCCCGCGGGCGGCAAGCGCTTGCGGCGAGAGCAAAACGTTCTCGCGATTGGCTTTGCGGCCGAGCGTGATCACCGGTGTATGCTCGACGAAGATCCAGGTGTCGGGCTCGCGCCCCTCGCGCACCGCCTCGTGCAACGCGTGCTGAATCTCCCACACCTCGCGATATGGACGCGTGCCTAGATCGAGCAGCCGCGCCGGTTTGGCGCTACTTTGCCGCGACCGCGGTCTTGGGCTTGGGATTGACAATGTGGATGGCCTTTCCGTGCGCCGCCTCCGCCGCGTCCATGATGCATTCGGTCAGCGTCGGATGCGGATGCACCGAGAGCCCGATGTCTTCCAGGGTCGCGCCCATTTCGAGCGCGATCACGCCCTCGCCGATCAGCGATTCGGCCTGCGGCGCGACGATGTGCATGCCAAGGAGCAAGTCCGTCTTTGCGTCGCCGACGAGTTTGACCAGGCCGTCGCTCTCGTTCATCGTACGCGCGCGGCCGCTGGCCGCGAGCGGGAACTTGCCGATGCGCAGCTCGTAGCCTTTGGCTTTGGCTTCCTCTTCGGAGAGGCCGATCGTCGCGACCTCGGGATCGGTGTACACGCAGTTCGGAATCGCGATCGGATCGAATGCGGCCGACTTATCGCCCGAGATCACCTCGGCCGCGACCACGCCTTGTTTCATCGCGCGGTGCGCCAGCAACGGTTGACCGGTGACGTCGCCGATCGCGAAGATGCTCGCGACCTTGGTGCGGCACTGCGCGTCGACCGCGATGAAGCCCTTGTCGTCGGTTGCAAGTCCGGCTGCGGCGAGATTGAGCGTATCGGTCACCGGACGCCGGCCGACCGCGACCAGCACCATGTCGAACTCGCGCGTCTCGTCCTTGCCGTTCGTGCCCTCGCCGTTGAACGTCGCCTTGACGCTCTTCCCGCTTTTCTCGAGTTTTCCGACTTTGGTCGAGAGCATGATGTCGACGCCCTGCTTTTTGAGGATACGTCCGAGCGTTTTGGATATCTCGAGATCGGTTCCGGTGAGGATCTGCGGCAGCGCTTCGATCACCAGCACGTTCGCGCCCACCCGTTTGTAGACGGTCGCGAACTCTAGCCCAATCACGCCGCCGCCGATGATCAGCATATTTTTGGGGATGCGCTTCATCTGAACCGCGTCGTCGGAGTTGATGATCGTTTCGCCGTCACGCGGCCAGGCTTTTACGTCGATCGGGGCGCTGCCGGTCGCGATCACGACGTTTTGCGTCTTGATCGTGTCGGTACCGCCCTCTTTGTTTTTGACGACGATCGTGCCGGCGTCTTTGAAGCTCGCCTCACCATAAAGAAACTGGACGGTATTGGCCTTGAAGAGCGTCTTGACGCCGTTGACGTTGGCATTGACCACGTCGGTCTTGAACTTTGCCACGCCCTCGCGGTCGACGTCGGCCTTGGGCACCTTCAATCCGATCGCGCCGGCATGATCGATCTGCCGGATGATCTCGCCGACGTGGAGCAGTGCCTTGGTCGGAATGCATCCCCAGTTCAAGCAAACGCCACCGACCTCGTCGCGATCCACGCAGATCACGCTCTTGCCGAGTTGGCCGAGCCGGATCGCGGCATGGTATCCGCCCGGGCCCGCGCCGATGACGACGGCATCAACTTGATGTTCAGCCACTGCTCTCTCGCTCCTGAAGGATGATGGTGGGGAAATGGGGGCTTGCCCACTATACCAGGTCTTCGCCGGGCGCTGCGCCGACCTATTCCGCGCCGAGCAGGTCGGCCAGGCGCGAACAGAGCCGGCCGAGATCCCACCCGGCGACCGTCCGCGATCCCTCGGCCAGCGCGCCCTTCCCCAGCGCCTCGACGATGGCCGCCTCGTCGCTCTCGGTCTCGTGAGCGAAGATCCCGAACGCGACCAGCGCGTGCTCACTGCGGGAGCGGCGGGCGGCGGCCGCCGCCAGCGCCGCCGCGCGCGGATTGTGTCCGAAGAGCAGCCGGCGCGTGGCGACCTCGGCCAAGCGTGCGGTGTAGAACGGCTGCGGCGAGCGCCGCAGCAAATCGCACGCGATCAGCAATTGTTCGTTGGCGGTGGTGAGATAGCCGCGCGCCAGCGAGCAGCGGGCCAGCGTTTCGTATTGCCAGGCGATCATCGTCGAGCTTGCGCTCGCCTCGAAGCGCTCGATGGCCTCCTGCGCGTGCTCGACCGCCGCATCGTATTCGGCCATCGCGTATTCGACTTCGGCCAAATCGCCGAGCGCGATGCCGGTGAGCATGCTCGGACCTTGCTCGGCGAGCATCCGAATCGCGCGGCGAAAAATCTCGTGAGCGCGCTGGACGTCGCCGTAGCCTTCGAAGAGCACGCTGCCCTGATTGATCAAGGCGGTCGCCACGCCGCGTTGATGGCCCAGTTGCTCGTAGAAGCGAAGTGCGGTCTCCACGTAGGTCGTCGCTTCGTCCAGCCGTCCGGTGTTGAGCGAGGCCGCCGCCAGCGCGTTGTAGGCGCGCGCAAGACCGAGGCGATCGCCGGCAATGGTGAACGCCGAGATCGTGAGGGGCCCGTTCTCGAGCATGCGATGATAATCCGAGGCTGCGTGCGCCACGCACAAACCAAGGTAGTAGATACGCCCGCGCATCTCGGGCCGCAAACGCTGGGCTACTCCTTCGAGACGCTCCGTCCAGCGCACGCCCTCGGTGTACCGTCCGCCTTCGGTCCAGATCGTGACCATTGCGGTCAAGACGTCGTCGATGACCGCCACTCGCTCCGCCGGACGTTTGATCGCCCAAATCAGGGTCGTGCAGAAGTCCGCGTATCGCGATTGCAGCCGCGCCATCGCGCCGGCTGTGTTGTCGCCGCTTCGAATCTGCGACCACAGGTCGCAGGCCAGGTCGTTCATGCGCCGTGCGAAGGCTTCGTCGAGCGCTTTACGGTTGCGCGCGGTTACGAGCATGCGGGTCGCCACCGCGCGTATCGGCAGCAGCATGCGATAACCGAACTCGGTCGTAACAACGAGCGAACTGCGCACGAGATCGTCCAGCGCACCGCGCACGTCGTCGCGGTCCATATCGCCCAATGCGCACAGGTCGTCTTCGTCGAATTCGTCAGCGAAGAGCGAGGCTTGCGCGAAGGCGCGCTTCGCCCGATCGTCGAGTTGCGAGTGGCTCCAGGCGATCACGTTGCCGATGGTGCGATGGCGGGGCTCCGAGCCGCGCGTCGATCGCAGCTGATAGGGGCGAAGCTCCTCGAGTTCTTCCGCCAGCAGATCGAGCGAGAGGGAGGCCAACCGCGCCGCGGCCAGATCGAGCGCGACCGCGAGGCCGTCGACCCGCTCCACGATGCGGGTGACCGTCGAGACGGTCGCGTCGTTGATCTGGGCGGAATCCATTTCGGCGCGCGCCAGAAAGAACGCGATGCCGTCGTCGATCGTGAAGGGTTCGAGTTCGAAAACCGTTTCGTCGGTGTAGTCGAGGCGGCGCTGGCTGGTTGCGATGACGGTGAAGTGCGGCAGCACGCGCAGCGCGTCGATGAGCGCGGACGTCTCATCCGGCGCATGTTCGCAATTATCCAGCGCCAGGATGATCGGGCGATCGCGTAAGCGATCGACCAGCGTCGCGGTTTGCACGCGCCCGGATTCTTCCGGAATGCCGAGCGCGCTCATCACCGTTCCTACCACGGCTTCCGGCGCGACGCCGGCAAGCGGCAAGAAGATGCATTCGGCGGCGGAATCGCGCGCGAAACGCGTGATCGCTTCGTGCGCTAGGCGCGACTTTCCGACGCCGCCGGGACCGACGAGCGTGAGAGCGCCTCCTCGCTTCAAGAAAGCGAGCAGCGCACGAAGTTCGTAAGCGCGTCCCACAAAGGGAACGCGCGTATCCACCGCGTTGTAGTCGAGCACGGTATTATCTATGTCGGCAAGCGTCAGGCCGGGGTTCATCGAAAATGGACCACTTCAATGCCCAACATTGGATGGTCTGGACTCCTTCCCGAACTCGACCGGGACTCTATTGTGCCACTCTACCGGCAAATTTACGAGCATCTGCGGGAGGCCATCCTCGCCGGGACGCTGCCGGAATCGACCCGGCTGCCGCCGGAACGGGCAATGGCGCAGCGTCTGCGGGTGAATCGCAGCACCGTCGTTCACGCCTACCGTGAGCTGGTCGGCGACGGGCTGATCGAACAGCGGGTCGGGTCCGGATCGCGGGTCGTGCCGCAGCTTCGGGGAGGGCAGCCCGAGCGAGCGGCCGGGGTGCCGTGGTGGATCACGCTGCCCCCCTGGCGGGTCGGCGAGTTTCCGAATATTCTCGGCGAGCTGGCAGCCAAACAGGAAGCCGGGCGCATCTCGTTCGTGCAAGGCGTGGCGCCGGACGAACCCTCCCCGCTCGGGGAGCTGGCCAAATCGTTCGAACGCGT comes from Candidatus Baltobacteraceae bacterium and encodes:
- a CDS encoding efflux RND transporter permease subunit yields the protein MSSFFLRRPVFAAVCSIIILLGGLIVLPTLAIDQYPQIAPPVVTVTASYVGASPEAVEAQVTNPLETAVNSAQGLRYISSTSAQGVSTITATFNLGVNLDIAAADVQNLVQSAIGLLPATVQQVGVTVAKNSGAFVMGVALISDNPKYDTLYLSNYAQLNIVNDLARIPGVSQVRVFGQRQYAMRIWIDPRKLAGQGLSTVDVVNALEEQNVEVAAGSVGAAPTSANVKYTYAIDALTQLSTPQQFSNIILRANPNGGFTRLGDVARIELGAQDYSSILRFDGHTRVVGMGILQYPDANALQVANAVKQKLSELAVNFPSGVHWEVAFSSTAFVSESIKEVVITLLLSVVLVILVIFLFLQDPKATLIPAATIPVSLIGAFFAMKVFGFSINTVTLFGLTLAAGLVVDDAIVVIENIARHMEADKTDGIVPTETAMREIQSAIVASSLVLFSVFFPVAFFPGTTGQLYKQFALTITAAIVISLFQALTLAPALAARLLHGDVESNWGVFRWFNTGLHNFRDWYARTLPKLFRRRWAVFGVFVAALLLTGFLFRTTPTAFIPDEDQGYFITLVQAPEGTSLAAEQQVAIKAERIILAQPEVMHVFNVGGFSFTGSAPNRGLIFTLLKPWGDRKGPRHSLAAILGRLNYMFYKNIPEAQIFAVNPPAINGVGSFGGYQFELEDRANLGLPALMNAAYAMMGAAAHDPRLSQVFTQFRINSPQLEVDIDRNKVKAVGASLTDVFNTMEVDLGSLYVNNFTYLNRSWQVIVQADEPYRSDPASLQYLYVPSAATPSPISPTASTNAANTGLTPLSAMVTAKMTLGAPVITHYNLYRNIELNGSAAPGHGSGEAIDATQQIAARVLPKGITYEWSGLQLDEIAAGAQSALIFMLGLVFVFLVLSAQYESFVDPLIVLLAVPAALLGALLFMNFRHIPLPFLYANVQQDAYAQVGYVMLIGLASKSAILIVEFANQQLRAGADVWTAALRAAQTRLRPILMTSIAFVIAMTPLVFASGAGSAARHSLGTVVFGGMLLSTFLNLAITPVLYVIIKGLEMRGVRRSDGGQRASFGDTAVEAPIGAE
- the lipA gene encoding lipoyl synthase, with translation MATEIDLIRKPEWLRVSLPSGEDYARVRAAVSALQLNTVCKEAACPNIAECWGAGTATIMILGETCTRGCRFCNVRTGNPRGIVDWMEPLRVADAVRELGWKYLVLTAVDRDDLPDGGALIFANTVRAIHERAPGSRVEILSGDYHGDLRALDIVMDARPDVFAHNLETVRRLTPTVRDKRAGYDQSLRILEHAKSRAPERFTKTSIMIGFGESEEEIERAMDDARDVGVDIFTIGQYLQPSKKHLPVTEFVTPAKFDRLGALAKTKGFHQVVSSPLSRSSYHAEQAFEG
- the lipB gene encoding lipoyl(octanoyl) transferase LipB, which translates into the protein MSIPSPRPRSRQSSAKPARLLDLGTRPYREVWEIQHALHEAVREGREPDTWIFVEHTPVITLGRKANRENVLLSPQALAARGVDLVEIERGGDVTYHGPGQLVVYPIRRLERFREVVPLVRSLESAVIEAVAQYGIAAERWKEHAGVWVGRNQICAVGLAVQKMVSLHGIALNVTTALDYDRLINPCGLTDHGITSIAHECGRAVSVDSVKPVLIEELEKAFGIILRQAQVDTLISQSSVTTSAAPSVTLSHSPSVTLSLSKGAVNDGN
- the lpdA gene encoding dihydrolipoyl dehydrogenase, producing the protein MAEHQVDAVVIGAGPGGYHAAIRLGQLGKSVICVDRDEVGGVCLNWGCIPTKALLHVGEIIRQIDHAGAIGLKVPKADVDREGVAKFKTDVVNANVNGVKTLFKANTVQFLYGEASFKDAGTIVVKNKEGGTDTIKTQNVVIATGSAPIDVKAWPRDGETIINSDDAVQMKRIPKNMLIIGGGVIGLEFATVYKRVGANVLVIEALPQILTGTDLEISKTLGRILKKQGVDIMLSTKVGKLEKSGKSVKATFNGEGTNGKDETREFDMVLVAVGRRPVTDTLNLAAAGLATDDKGFIAVDAQCRTKVASIFAIGDVTGQPLLAHRAMKQGVVAAEVISGDKSAAFDPIAIPNCVYTDPEVATIGLSEEEAKAKGYELRIGKFPLAASGRARTMNESDGLVKLVGDAKTDLLLGMHIVAPQAESLIGEGVIALEMGATLEDIGLSVHPHPTLTECIMDAAEAAHGKAIHIVNPKPKTAVAAK
- a CDS encoding tetratricopeptide repeat protein codes for the protein MNPGLTLADIDNTVLDYNAVDTRVPFVGRAYELRALLAFLKRGGALTLVGPGGVGKSRLAHEAITRFARDSAAECIFLPLAGVAPEAVVGTVMSALGIPEESGRVQTATLVDRLRDRPIILALDNCEHAPDETSALIDALRVLPHFTVIATSQRRLDYTDETVFELEPFTIDDGIAFFLARAEMDSAQINDATVSTVTRIVERVDGLAVALDLAAARLASLSLDLLAEELEELRPYQLRSTRGSEPRHRTIGNVIAWSHSQLDDRAKRAFAQASLFADEFDEDDLCALGDMDRDDVRGALDDLVRSSLVVTTEFGYRMLLPIRAVATRMLVTARNRKALDEAFARRMNDLACDLWSQIRSGDNTAGAMARLQSRYADFCTTLIWAIKRPAERVAVIDDVLTAMVTIWTEGGRYTEGVRWTERLEGVAQRLRPEMRGRIYYLGLCVAHAASDYHRMLENGPLTISAFTIAGDRLGLARAYNALAAASLNTGRLDEATTYVETALRFYEQLGHQRGVATALINQGSVLFEGYGDVQRAHEIFRRAIRMLAEQGPSMLTGIALGDLAEVEYAMAEYDAAVEHAQEAIERFEASASSTMIAWQYETLARCSLARGYLTTANEQLLIACDLLRRSPQPFYTARLAEVATRRLLFGHNPRAAALAAAAARRSRSEHALVAFGIFAHETESDEAAIVEALGKGALAEGSRTVAGWDLGRLCSRLADLLGAE